From Pan troglodytes isolate AG18354 chromosome 11, NHGRI_mPanTro3-v2.0_pri, whole genome shotgun sequence, the proteins below share one genomic window:
- the NCBP1 gene encoding nuclear cap-binding protein subunit 1 isoform X7 yields the protein MYTTLLIELCKLQPGSLPQVLAQATEMLYMRLDTMNTTCVDRFINWFSHHLSNFQFRWSWEDWSDCLSQDPESPKPKFVREVLEKCMRLSYHQRILDIVPPTFSALCPANPTCIYKYGDESSNSLPGHSVALCLAVAFKSKATNDEIFSILKDVPNPNQDDDDDEGFSFNPLKIEVFVQTLLHLAAKSFSHSFSALAKFHEVFKTLAESDEGKLHVLRVMFEVWRNHPQMIAVLVDKMIRTQIVDCAAVANWIFSSELSRDFTRLFVWEILHSTIRKMNKHVLKIQKELEEAKEKLARQHKRRSDDDDRSSDRKDGVLEEQIERLQEKVESAQSEQKNLFLVIFQRFIMILTEHLVRCETDGTSVLTPWYKNCIERLQQIFLQHHQIIQQYMVTLENLLFTAELDPHILAVFQQFCALQA from the exons ATGTACACAACACTCCTCATTGAACTGTGCAAACTTCAACCTGGCTCTCTACCCCAAGTT CTTGCACAGGCAACTGAAATGCTATACATGCGTTTGGACACAATGAACACTACCTGTGTAGACAG GTTTATTAATTGGTTTTCTCATCATCTAAGTAACTTCCAGTTCCGTTGGAGCTGGGAAGATTG GTCAGATTGTCTTAGTCAAGATCCTGAAAGTCCCAAACCAAAGTTTGTAAGAGAAGTTCTAGAAAAATGTATGAG GTTGTCTTACCATCAGCGTATATTAGATATTGTTCCTCCTACCTTCTCAGCTCTATGTCCTGCAAACCCAACCTGCATTTACAAGTATGGAGATGAAAGTAGCA ATTCTCTTCCTGGACATTCTGTTGCCCTCTGTTTAGCTGTTGCCTTTAAAAGTAAGGCAACCAATGATGAAATCTTCAGCATTCTGAAAGATGTACCAAATCCTAACCAGGATGATGACGACG atgaaggaTTCAGTTTTAACCCATTGAAAATAGAAGTCTTTGTACAGACTCTGCTACACTTGGCAGCCAAATCATTCAGCCACTCCTTCAGTGCTCTTGCAAA GTTTCATGAAGTCTTCAAAACCCTAGCTGAAAGTGATGAAGGAAAGTTACATGTGCTAAGAGTTATGTTTGAGGTCTGGAGGAACCATCCACag ATGATTGCTGTACTAGTGGATAAGATGATTCGTACACAAATAGTTGATTGTGCTGCCGTAGCAAATTGGATCTTCTCTTCAGAACTATCTCGTGACTTTACCag ATTGTTTGTTTGGGAAATTTTGCACTCTACAATTCGTAAGATGAACAAACATGTCCTGAAGATCCAGAAAGAGCTGGAAGAAGCTAAAGAGAAACTTGCTAGGCAACACAAACGG CgaagtgatgatgatgacagaaGCAGTGACAGGAAAGACGGGGTTCTTGAGGAACAAATAGAACGACTTCAGGAAAAAGTGGAATCTGCTCAGAGTGAACAAAAGAATCTTTTCCTCGTTATATTTCAG CGGTTTATCATGATCTTGACCGAGCACCTAGTACGATGCGAAACTGATGGGACCAGTGTATTAACACCATGGTATAAGAACTGTATAGAGAGGCTGCAGCAGATCTTCCTACAG CATCACCAAATAATCCAGCAGTACATGGTGACCCTGGAGAACCTTCTCTTCACTGCTGAATTAGACCCTCATATCTTGGCCGTGTTCCAGCAGTTCTGTGCCCTGCAGGCCTAA